CTTTGTCCTGGGACCGCGTGCGCCAGATGTTGGGGGTGAGTGAGTTCGCAACCGAGCAACTGTGCGCCGAGGTCGGCGAGGCGGCCATCGAGCGTTACGCCAGTGTCTGCTACCAGCCCATCGTCAGCCAGGCCGGTGATCTGCAAGGGGTGGAGGCGTTGGCACGCTGGCAAGACCCCGAACAGGGTCAGTTGATGCCCAGTGAGTTTCTGCCACTGCTGGAGTTGGCGGGGCTGGAACAGGCTTTTACCTGGTACGTGCTGGAGCAGGTGTTGCGGCTTTGCGCCCAGGTGACCCGGGACACGGGGCGGGAACTGCCGGTGTCGGTCAACATTCCCGGGCGACTGCTGGAGCAGGAGCACTTCGCGCTCACGCTGCAAGGGCTGTTGCAACGTTTTGCGGTACCCGCGCGCACCCTGACCCTGGAACTGGTGGAAACCTCGCGCCTGAAGACAGACAGCGCCCATGTCACCGGGTTGCTGCGCCTGCGGATGATCGGTTGCAAGCTGTCCATTGGCGATTTCGGCATCGGCGGTACCAGCTTGCAGCGTTTGCTGGAGTTGCCCTTCACCGAGTTGAAGATTCCCCCGGCGTTTGCTAGCGGGATGGCCGGCGACGAGCGCAAATGCGCGGTGGTTGCCGGCGCCATGAGCATGGCCCGGCACCTGGGTGTTGGCGTGGTGGTGACCGGGATTGAAACCCCCGCCGACCGTGACGCAGTGCGTGCGCTGGGGTCGGCGTGGCTACAGGGTTGCCTGATTGCCCATCCGATGAGCGCCCAGGTGCTGCAACACTGGCTGGCGCAATCTGCGGCGATTGCCTTGTAGCCCCTGGCATGCCGGCGATGCAGGGTGTCAGGTAACCCGCCTATGGCTAGGCCAGCCCGTGTTCCTGCACGTAGATGAACAACGCGGCATCACTGATCAGCCCGAGTTTGCGCATGGCGCTGACCTTCTGTGCGCTGACGGTCTGCTTGCTGCGATTGAGGTGCGCGGCAATCTCACCGACCGTCTTGCCACTCGCCAGCAGGCGGATCACTTCCAGTTCCCGTGGGGACAGTTGGTGCTGCGAGTGCAGGCGGTCAGCCCCCACAGCGCCCGCCAGGGCCAGCGCCTGTTCAATGGTGCGCGCCACATAGGGCCGCTGCTGGCGCACTTGCTCGATGGCCTCGGGCAGTTCGTCGGCCAGGCTGGCCTTGCTCAACAGGCCCATGACCCCAAGCTCCAGGATCGAGTTGAACAGGCCGGCATTGTTGAGCATGGTCACCACCACCAGCGGCAGGTCGGGGTAATGCCGGCGCAGGTGCTCGATCAGGCGCAGGCCGTCGGCCTGGGGTTCGGCGGGCATCATGAAATCGGTGACCAGGACATCACAGGGGCAGCGTTGCAGCAGGGCCGCGAGGGCCTGGGGCGAGTTGGCCTCTCCGACGATGCGTACCCGCTCATCGCGCTCCAGCACTGCGCGCAAACCGATCAGGAAAATCGGATGATCGTCGGCGATGACTATGCGCAAGGGCTGTTCAGACGCGTCTCTCACGGTGGGCTCCGGCAATAATCAGGGGATTCTAGCCTGTCGGCGGCTGTTTTCTCTCTGTCATATTTGCCATGCATGCTCGATTGACTCAGCTCAAAGCCGAACTTTGTGCTTTGGACGACGGTCATTTACCTGTAGGAGCGAGCTTGTGTCCGGGCGGCGTTCCTACAGTGGTTATTTATTTTTCTCATGATTGAGTGGTGATCGAGATGGAAAGTATCAGCCTATTGCTCGGTGAAGCGCTGAGCCCTTATCAGGTCACGCTGACTACCTCGGGTGTACACGGCGAGTGCCTGGTGACGGTGAAGAGCCCGACGGGCGCTATCGTGGTTGAACGCGAAGTGGATCGTGGACAATTGACCGACAAGCGCGCCTTGGTGGACGTGGTGGATTGCCTGCACCGCGACCTGAAAATCGCCGAAGGGCGCCTGGAGCCCTCGGTGGTCGCGGCCTTGCGCAACGCCGCCCAGACACGCATCACCGCCCAGGCATGAAGAAAGTTTTATCTTTGGAACCTTCCTACAGGATGGCGAGTCAGACGTTGTAACAGCAGGATCAAGCATTGTGCTCCGGTGCTTGTAGCTTGTTGTACTGGTCTTTGTAGGCCACGTTTAACCCCGAGTTGTCTCCCCACTGCTCGGGGTTTCTTTTTGCCCGGGATTTATCAAGGCAGCGGCGCGTCGCTGAAAAACCTCGGGTTGTCCTTGAGGTATTGCTCGCGTGTCAGCGGGTCCAGCCTGTTGGCATAGGACTCAAGTAGCGTCTCCTGAGGGATATTCTGCAACTCGCGGTTGATATGGCTGATGGCCTCGCGTCCCTTTGGGGTGTTCGAGCAACCGATATGGATCCGCTGATAGTGCGTCGTGCCCTTGATCGGATAGAACAACAGGTCTTGCGGATCAATACCCTGTTGCGCTGCCTGGTAGCGGATTTCCGTCCAGTAGCCCAGCACGGCTTCCAACCGCCCCAGGCGCTGCATCTGCAGCAAACTGCCCAGTGCGTCGTTGCCGTAGTGTGGGGCCAGTTCGAGTGGATCGGCCTGGATCAACTGCTCGTCAATCCCGGGGCCGTAGCTACGCTCGGCGACGATCCCAAGACGTGTCTGTTGCGCATCAAGAAACCGCGCCAGATCGAACTTGCCGTCAACCACATAGCTTGCCAGGGCGTCCTGTCGGTTACGGCGAATCGCGATGCCATTGCTCAGCACGGCAAACGCAGGTGTGGAAAAGACAATGCTCTTGGCCCGCGCGGGTGTCCATACCAGCGATGGATCGCAGGTGAAGGAGGGCGCCTGGAGCATTTGCATGCCTCGGGCTCGATTGACGTGCAGAATCTGGTGGCGATACTGCGGCAGGCGCTCGATCAACAGCGGCAGCAGTTTATCGACGCTGCCCTGGCCCTTTTGCGGGCCATCGAAAATGGTCATCGGCGGCAGGTCACGCACCACCCAGGTTAACGTGTCCTGTGCCTGGCTCGATAGCGGTAGCGCCACGAGCAGCGGGGCGATGAGCCATAGGCGCCGCAGCGCCTTGATGAAACGGCAGGCCATTATCTTGAACGTGCTCCGAGCGGCATCAGATCGCGCCCTCCTTGCGCAAACGGGCTACGGCGGCGCTGTCGTAGCCTAGGGATTGCAGAACCACGGCATTATGCTCGCCCAGCTCCGGCCCGACCCACTCACAACTGCCAGGGGTGTCCGAAAGCTTGGGCACGATGCCGGGCATCTTGAAATCCTTGCCGTCGGGCAGTTGTGCCTTGAGGAACATTTCCCGAGCCAGGTATTGCGGGTCGCCCAGCATATCTTCGGCGCTGTAGATCCGGCTGGCAGGTACTTGGGCCAGGTTCAACTGCTCCACCACCTGTTCCAGCGACAAGCTGTTGACCCAGCGGTCGATCACGCCGTACAGCTCGTCGCGCCGGCTATCGCGGCCATCGTTGCTGGCCAGTTGTGGGTCATTGGCCAGGTCCTCACGACCGACCGTCAGCATGAAGCGCTTGAAGATCGCATCGCCATTGGCGCCAATTTGCACGTGCTTGCCATCGGCGGTGGTATGGATCGATGACGGGGTAATGCCCGGCATGATGTTGCCGGTGCGCTCGCGGATAAACCCGAACACATCGAACTCCGGAATCATGCTTTCCATCATCGCGAAGATCGCTTCATACAACGCCACGTCCACCACCTGGCCGAGGCCGCCGTTGACCTCGCGATGCCGCAAGGCCATTAGTGCGCCAATCACCGCCCACAGCGCGGCGATGGAGTCGCCTATGGAAATCCCGGTACGCACTGGCGGGCGGTCCTCGAAACCAGTGATGTAGCGCAGCCCGCCCATGGACTCACCGACCGCGCCGAAGCCCGGTTGATCCTTCATCGGCCCGGTCTGGCCAAAGCCCGAGAGCCGCACCATCACCAACTTGGGGTTCAGGGCGTGCAGGGTGTCCCAGTCCAGGCCGAGTTTTTCGAGGACGCCGGGGCGGAAGTTCTCGATCAGGATGTCGGCGTCTGCCAGCAGTTGCTTGAGGATCGCCAGGCCGTCCGGATGCTTGAGGTTCAGGGTCAGGGACTTTTTATTGCGTGCCTGCACAAACCACCATAGCGAGGTGCCTTCATACAGCTTGCGCCATTTGCGCAGCGGGTCGCCGCCGTCAGGGGATTCGACCTTGATCACCTCGGCCCCGAACTCGGCGCAGATGCGCGAGGCGAACGGGCCGGCGATCAGGGTGCCCAGTTCGATGACTTTCAGGCCGGCAAGCGGTTTGGCGGTAAACGACATGAGGATCCTTACTAGTGCAGGCAGGTGTGTATTGCCTTTTAACATAGGCGAGCGGTGCAGGGATAAGGATGATGCAGCGCAGGATTCGTTGAATGACCCCGCCATCGGTTAGACTGGCCGCCTTTTCCTGTCTCTAGAAGTCCGTTCATGGCCCAGCCGTCCACGACCTACAAGTTTGAACTCAACCTGACCGACCTCGATCGTTCGGTGTACGAGAGCGTCAAGCAAACCATCGCCCGTCACCCGTCGGAAACCGAAGAGCGCATGACCGTACGGTTGCTGGCCTACGCCCTTTGGTACAACGAGCACTTGTCGTTTGGTCGCGGACTGTCAGATGTAGACGAACCAGCCCTGTGGGAAAAAAGCCTGGATGATCGGGTTCTGCACTGGATCGAAGTCGGTCAGCCCGATGCCGACCGCCTGACCTGGTGTTCGCGCCGTACCGAGCGTACCAGCCTGCTGGCCTACGGCAGCCTGCGGGTGTGGGAAGGCAAGGTGGTGCCGGTGGCCAACAACCTGAAAAACGTGCACATCGCTGCCGTGCCCCAGGAAATCCTGGAAACCCTGGCCAAGGACATGCCACGGGTGATCAAGTGGGATGTAATGATCAGCGAAGGCACGATCTTCGTCACCGATGACCGCGGCCAGCACGAAGTGCAGTTGCAGTGGCTGGTCGGCGAACGCGGCTAGTATTCAACACCGCCCTCTGTAGGAGCGAGCTTGCTCGCGAAGGGCGTCCACGATAACGCGGGCATCCAGAATGAATACGGTGCCCTTGCGTTTTTCGCGAGCAAGCTCGCTCCTACAGGGTGAGCATTTTTATCTATAGCTAGAGAAGCCCCCATCACCCCATGCGTATCGATCCTCGCCCATTGCCCGCCGTCCTGCCGTTCCTCGGTGAATTGCCACCGTTGCTGACCCGTCTTTATGCCGCCCGTGGCGTGACCTCGCAGGATGAGCTGGATAAGAGCCTGGCGCGTCTGATTCCCTATCAGCAGCTCAAAGGGATCGATGCCGCCGTGGACTTGCTGGTGACGGCCCTGGAACAGCGCCAGCGGATCCTGATCGTTGGCGACTTCGATGCCGATGGCGCCACCGCCAGTACCGTGGGTACCCTCGGCCTGCGCCTGCTCGGGGCCGCCCATGTCGATTACCTGGTGCCCAACCGCTTCGAATACGGCTACGGCCTGACCCCGGAAATCGTCGCCGTGGCCTTGCAACGCGAGCCGCAGTTGCTGATCACCGTGGACAACGGCATCTCCAGTGTCGAAGGCGTGGCGGCGGCGAAGGCGGCGGGGCTCAAGGTACTGGTCACCGACCACCACTTGCCCGGCGACGAATTGCCGGCGGCCGATGCCATCGTCAACCCGAACCAGCCCGGTTGCGAGTTCCCCAGCAAGGCCTTGGCGGGCGTGGGAGTGATCTTCTACGTACTGATGGCGTTGCGCGCGCGCTTGCGCAGCCTGGGCTGGTACGACAACCAGCCGCAACCCAATATCGGCGAGTTGCTCGACCTGGTGGCCCTGGGCAGTGTGGCCGACGTGGTACCGCTGGATGCCAATAACCGCATCCTGGTCTACCAGGGCCTGGAGCGGATTCGCGCCGGTCGTGCGCGGCCGGGCATCAAGGCGATCCTCGAAGTGGCCAAGCGTGACCACGCGCGTATCACCTCCACTGACCTGGGTTTTATTCTCGGCCCACGCCTCAACGCGGCCGGGCGCCTGGATGATATGAGCCTGGGCATCGAATGCCTGCTCACCAGCGACTTCGCCCAGGCCCGGGAAATGGCCGCGCAACTGGACGGCATGAACCAGGACCGCAAGACCATCGAGCAGGGCATGCAGCGCGAAGCCCTGGCCCAGCTCAAGGACTTGCCGGTGGAGTCGATGCCATTCGGCCTGTGCCTGTTCGACCCCGAGTGGCACCAGGGTGTCATCGGCATCCTTGCTTCGCGTATGAAAGAGCGCTATTTCCGCCCGACCATTGCCTTTGCCGATGCCGGTGACGGCCTGCTCAAGGGCTCTGGGCGTTCGGTGCCGGGGTTCCATATCCGCGATGCCCTGGCCGTGGTGGCGAGCCAGCATCCGAACCTGATCGCCAAATACGGCGGCCACGCCATGGCGGCGGGCCTGACCTTGCCTGAAGCGAACTTCCCGCTGTTCGCCGAAGCGTTCGACGCCGAAGTGCGCCGCCAACTGCGTGAAGAAGACCTCACCGGGCGCCTGCTGTCCGATGGCACCTTGGCGGTGGAAGAGTTCCATCTGGAACTGGCCCGCGCCCTGCGCAATGCCGGGCCCTGGGGCCAGCACTTTCCCGAACCGCTGTTTCACGGGGTGTTTCAACTGGTGGAGCAACGGGTGGTGGGCGAGCGTCACCTCAAGGTGGTGCTCAAGAGTGAGTGCGGCGCGGTGAAACTCGATGGCATTGCTTTTGGCATCGACCGCGAAGTGTGGCCCAACCCGACCATTCGCTGGGTGGAGCTGGCCTACAAGCTGGACGTCAACGAATTCCGTGGCCAGGAAACCGTGCAATTGATGATTGCCCACATCGAACCGCGCTGAACCCTGTGCAATCCCCGGTTGTCGACTAGTCTCTAAGCACTGTGTGATTGGTCTTGTGACCTTGTCTGTTTTTTAGCCCGAAGGGGACGGGCCTTTCATCTTTTCGTCACGCGCACCGGTCAGACAGAACCCTGGAGCCAATGCCCACCGGATACGAGAAGAGGTGCCCCATGAGTCTGTTGCTTGAAACCTATACCCTGCGCCAATTGACCCTGCTCAACCGCATTGCCGTATCGCCGATGTGCCAGTACTCCGCCGTCGATGGCCTGGCCAATGACTGGCACCTGGTGCACCTGGGCAGCCGCGCCGTCGGCGGCGCTGGCCTGATTTTCAGTGAAGCCACCGCCGTCACCGCGGATGGCCGCATCACCGCCCAGGACCTGGGCCTGTGGAACGATGCCCAGATTGAACCGTTGCAGCGCATCACCCGCTTTATCAGCGCCCAAGGGGCGGTGGCAGGTATTCAACTGGCCCATGCCGGGCGCAAGGCAAGCACCCACCGA
The Pseudomonas hygromyciniae genome window above contains:
- a CDS encoding CaiB/BaiF CoA transferase family protein produces the protein MSFTAKPLAGLKVIELGTLIAGPFASRICAEFGAEVIKVESPDGGDPLRKWRKLYEGTSLWWFVQARNKKSLTLNLKHPDGLAILKQLLADADILIENFRPGVLEKLGLDWDTLHALNPKLVMVRLSGFGQTGPMKDQPGFGAVGESMGGLRYITGFEDRPPVRTGISIGDSIAALWAVIGALMALRHREVNGGLGQVVDVALYEAIFAMMESMIPEFDVFGFIRERTGNIMPGITPSSIHTTADGKHVQIGANGDAIFKRFMLTVGREDLANDPQLASNDGRDSRRDELYGVIDRWVNSLSLEQVVEQLNLAQVPASRIYSAEDMLGDPQYLAREMFLKAQLPDGKDFKMPGIVPKLSDTPGSCEWVGPELGEHNAVVLQSLGYDSAAVARLRKEGAI
- a CDS encoding TIGR02285 family protein translates to MACRFIKALRRLWLIAPLLVALPLSSQAQDTLTWVVRDLPPMTIFDGPQKGQGSVDKLLPLLIERLPQYRHQILHVNRARGMQMLQAPSFTCDPSLVWTPARAKSIVFSTPAFAVLSNGIAIRRNRQDALASYVVDGKFDLARFLDAQQTRLGIVAERSYGPGIDEQLIQADPLELAPHYGNDALGSLLQMQRLGRLEAVLGYWTEIRYQAAQQGIDPQDLLFYPIKGTTHYQRIHIGCSNTPKGREAISHINRELQNIPQETLLESYANRLDPLTREQYLKDNPRFFSDAPLP
- a CDS encoding YaeQ family protein yields the protein MAQPSTTYKFELNLTDLDRSVYESVKQTIARHPSETEERMTVRLLAYALWYNEHLSFGRGLSDVDEPALWEKSLDDRVLHWIEVGQPDADRLTWCSRRTERTSLLAYGSLRVWEGKVVPVANNLKNVHIAAVPQEILETLAKDMPRVIKWDVMISEGTIFVTDDRGQHEVQLQWLVGERG
- the recJ gene encoding single-stranded-DNA-specific exonuclease RecJ, translating into MRIDPRPLPAVLPFLGELPPLLTRLYAARGVTSQDELDKSLARLIPYQQLKGIDAAVDLLVTALEQRQRILIVGDFDADGATASTVGTLGLRLLGAAHVDYLVPNRFEYGYGLTPEIVAVALQREPQLLITVDNGISSVEGVAAAKAAGLKVLVTDHHLPGDELPAADAIVNPNQPGCEFPSKALAGVGVIFYVLMALRARLRSLGWYDNQPQPNIGELLDLVALGSVADVVPLDANNRILVYQGLERIRAGRARPGIKAILEVAKRDHARITSTDLGFILGPRLNAAGRLDDMSLGIECLLTSDFAQAREMAAQLDGMNQDRKTIEQGMQREALAQLKDLPVESMPFGLCLFDPEWHQGVIGILASRMKERYFRPTIAFADAGDGLLKGSGRSVPGFHIRDALAVVASQHPNLIAKYGGHAMAAGLTLPEANFPLFAEAFDAEVRRQLREEDLTGRLLSDGTLAVEEFHLELARALRNAGPWGQHFPEPLFHGVFQLVEQRVVGERHLKVVLKSECGAVKLDGIAFGIDREVWPNPTIRWVELAYKLDVNEFRGQETVQLMIAHIEPR
- a CDS encoding response regulator transcription factor, yielding MRDASEQPLRIVIADDHPIFLIGLRAVLERDERVRIVGEANSPQALAALLQRCPCDVLVTDFMMPAEPQADGLRLIEHLRRHYPDLPLVVVTMLNNAGLFNSILELGVMGLLSKASLADELPEAIEQVRQQRPYVARTIEQALALAGAVGADRLHSQHQLSPRELEVIRLLASGKTVGEIAAHLNRSKQTVSAQKVSAMRKLGLISDAALFIYVQEHGLA
- a CDS encoding DUF3509 domain-containing protein — translated: MESISLLLGEALSPYQVTLTTSGVHGECLVTVKSPTGAIVVEREVDRGQLTDKRALVDVVDCLHRDLKIAEGRLEPSVVAALRNAAQTRITAQA
- a CDS encoding EAL domain-containing response regulator, which produces MRSLKVLILEDHPFQLMALHQMLNANGVFNVLTADSVEVARQSLASKGPVDIAICDLYLEQGDSLGLIREMAEQGQAQVLVLLSDADPDVLDGVANMARQAGLNVLGCMPKPASATAIGQMLEACQQRLRPSPQALSWDRVRQMLGVSEFATEQLCAEVGEAAIERYASVCYQPIVSQAGDLQGVEALARWQDPEQGQLMPSEFLPLLELAGLEQAFTWYVLEQVLRLCAQVTRDTGRELPVSVNIPGRLLEQEHFALTLQGLLQRFAVPARTLTLELVETSRLKTDSAHVTGLLRLRMIGCKLSIGDFGIGGTSLQRLLELPFTELKIPPAFASGMAGDERKCAVVAGAMSMARHLGVGVVVTGIETPADRDAVRALGSAWLQGCLIAHPMSAQVLQHWLAQSAAIAL